The following are encoded together in the Chiloscyllium punctatum isolate Juve2018m chromosome 41, sChiPun1.3, whole genome shotgun sequence genome:
- the aste1b gene encoding single-strand DNA endonuclease ASTE1: protein MGIHGLMTYVGDNHNFFNNVKLQNTKIVIDGNNLFHRLYFDSGIDLKHGGEYDLFTDVICKFFEALSLCNIAPYVVFDGGCDCTDKKFETLKQRARKKIQNAHIISRGGGGMLLPLLNPEVFKQVLLQLQVPFVQCHSEADRDIVTLANQWTCPVLTLDSDFCIFDLKAGYCPLNYFKWQSVITPKDHSGSYISAQSFSVENFCKHFNLVNKALLPLFAVLNGNDYVNLPTLETFLARVHIHARTSGSARRKNMRIQGLLTWLSTFSDPEEAMENILKCLKQNEREEVRKVLCTVMDEYTQSEVDLTKFFQNKDLRAHVPIALASKAPEWMCLALMKGELAPFLSDCLILKRAFLHTQVENTGRPSSNRCSLYIRQVIYGLLLCANEPSSNQMLSLSGRGSIQAGIGEERLRKMSCVDEFDRYEQTLRKSSVPAVLKGFNANEIYSLQRLPEISLSDRIHFLLDVLQAKPDVLALPAHLQLTVAVTCYWVAHVEPRVTLYHLQALLLCIVTGELNKIIQKPGNSSFDEKSIRMVRDRLTHMKERKQQMWNLDLNVAHVFCQWQSCLLMGIYLNQLLCFPLPVPDITRLYRGTYVHRLYQTLQSMVAAEDLLKGSLIAGEVYHELLHTVITTVPADFFQKKHKSKHKSQAKLKEKQTTNSSGSSINENNQKQGTWHDANNRFAALATEEF from the exons ATGGGTATCCATGGATTGATGACCTACGTTGGAGACAATCATAATTTTTTTAATAATGTCAAGTTACAAAATACAAAAATTGTGATCGATGGCAATAACTTATTTCATAGACTTTATTTTGACTCTGGAATCGATCTTAAACATGGAGGTGAATATGATTTGTTTACTgacgtcatctgcaaattttttgAGGCCTTGTCTCTCTGTAATATTGCGCCATACGTGGTGTTTGATGgtggatgtgattgtactgataAGAAGTTCGAAACACTCAAACAGCGGGCCAGGAAGAAAATCCAAAATGCGCACATCATCTCTAGAGGTGGTGGAGGAATGCTGCTTCCGCTGCTGAACCCAGAAGTTTTTAAACAGGTTTTACTGCAATTGCAAGTACCTTTCGtccagtgtcattcagaagcagACCGTGACATTGTAACTCTTGCTAATCAGTGGACCTGCCCTGTTCTGACACTAGATAGTGACTTCTGTATCTTTGATTTGAAAGCTGGTTATTGTCCCCTCAATTACTTTAAGTGGCAAAGTGTAATTACTCCAAAAGACCATTCTGGATCCTACATTTCAGCCCAGTCTTTCTCTGTTGAGAATTTCTGTAAACATTTTAACCTAGTAAACAAAGCCTTACTCCCTCTGTTTGCAGTGTTGAATGGCAATGATTATGTGAACCTACCTACCTTGGAGACTTTTCTTGCCCGAGTGCATATCCATGCAAGGACATCTGGTTCAGCAAGAAGGAAAAATATGCGCATTCAAGGGCTTCTGACCTGGCTATCCACATTTTCTGATCCAGAGGAAGCAATGGAAAACATTCTTAAATGTCTAAAACAAAATGAACGTGAGGAGGTCCGAAAAGTTCTCTGCACTGTTATGGATGAATATACTCAGTCAGAAGTGGATCTTacaaagttctttcaaaataAAGACCTGAGGGCTCATGTTCCCATTGCGTTGGCCAGCAAAGCCCCTGAGTGGATGTGTCTTGCTCTAATGAAAGGAGAGTTGGCCCCTTTTCTTAGTGACTGCTTGATTTTAAAGAGAGCCTTTTTGCATACTCAGGTGGAGAATACTGGCAGACCCAGCAGTAATAGATGCTCTTTGTATATTCGTCAGGTCATATATGGATTGTTACTGTGTGCAAACGAGCCTTCTTCTAATCAAATGTTGAGTTTATCAGGTAGGGGTTCAATACAGGCAGGCATTGGTGAAGAAAGACTCAGGAAAATGTCTTGTGTGGATGAATTTGATAGGTATGAACAAACGCTGAGAAAATCTAGTGTCCCAGCCGTGCTGAAAGGATTCAATGCAAATGAAATCTACTCATTGCAAAGACTACCTGAG ATTTCTCTGTCGGACAGAATCCATTTTCTACTGGACGTTCTGCAAGCGAAACCTGATGTGTTGGCCTTGCCAGCTCACCTACAGCTAACTGTTGCTGTGACTTGCTACTGGGTGGCTCATGTTGAACCCAGAGTGACATTATACCATCTTCAAGCTCTGCTGCTCTGCATTGTAACTGGAGAACTGAATAAAATCATACAAAAGCCAG GTAACAGCAGCTTTGACGAGAAGAGCATCAGAATGGTGCGTGACAGACTGACCCACATGAAAGAAAGGAAACAGCAAATGTGGAATCTGGACCTAAATGTGGCTCACGTGTTCTGTCAGTGGCAGAGCTGTCTGTTAATGGGAATCTACCTAAATCAGCTTTTGTGCTTTCCTCTTCCTGTGCCTGATATTACACG CCTCTATCGTGGGACTTATGTGCATCGCTtataccaaacactgcaatcaatGGTTGCTGCAGAGGATCTGTTGAAAGGTTCTCTGATTGCAGGTGAGGTTTACCATGAGCTCCTGCACACAGTGATCACCACAGTACCAGCAGACTTCTTCCAGAAGAAACACAAGTCTAAACACAAATCTCAAGCCAAACTGAAGGAAAAACAAACAACTAATTCTTCTGGATCATCGATAAATGAGAATAATCAGAAACAGGGTACCTGGCATGATGCAAATAACCGATTTGCAGCCTTGGCAACTGAGGAGTTTTGA